A window of Campylobacter pinnipediorum subsp. pinnipediorum contains these coding sequences:
- the fliS gene encoding flagellar export chaperone FliS translates to MATNSNLAYAAYAQSSVGGIESPTKLIQMLYDGILRFIFRTKKAIEAGDFEQKVYYINRANAIFVELLNSLDYSQGDVAHYLSGLYTRQIQLLAMANIKNDVEILNEITNVVKQLNEAWREVTSDE, encoded by the coding sequence ATGGCTACAAACAGCAATCTAGCTTATGCAGCATACGCACAATCAAGTGTTGGAGGTATAGAATCTCCAACAAAGCTTATACAAATGCTTTATGATGGAATATTGCGTTTTATTTTTAGAACAAAAAAAGCCATAGAGGCTGGCGATTTTGAGCAAAAAGTGTATTATATAAATAGAGCAAATGCCATCTTTGTTGAGCTTTTAAACTCTCTTGATTATTCTCAAGGCGATGTGGCTCACTATCTAAGTGGGCTTTATACTCGCCAAATTCAGCTTTTAGCAATGGCTAATATAAAAAATGATGTTGAAATTTTAAATGAGATAACAAATGTTGTTAAACAACTAAATGAGGCTTGGAGAGAGGTTACAAGCGATGAATGA
- the fliD gene encoding flagellar filament capping protein FliD: MPTTDSVSSTTNTKGIMGLGSRGSAALNDELIGKLKAADSRAQVDPIKKKVEDNSFQKQELSALMTLMDNVNASFKELNNEALYFKRKVNSSGSSASVSVVPGVNIQDLNLNVKQVAQKDSFQSSRFKDSASSLNVDSDTSFNLEIRGVSYKIEVAKGATLQDVADSINKTAGFDVQARIIKVGGENPYQLVLQSKRVGADNKISFSYGDKTTEKATEKAKPSTSPETATSQRTPITDGILKTLGWDDNQAEEVDGEDGKTTKITNLEKNRLTTAQNAIFDYNGLEVVRDKNTIDDLRTGVTINLKETGVSSFAVVEDTEDIAKNLENMVSSYNTLIANLNITTGYDDKTGDSGAFQGVNDITTIRSSLNRIFSSQNSEGKSLDQYGITFDEKGVLHLDSKKLNDKLQSSVEDVRNFFVGYTKYGELAYSANTQVQDGEITLDKEDLKINDISIKLETKASDSQEDNALALITAIKQAKIDGVYASLSIDKKSIVLKTDDGTPINITGNAEKLKKLGMSETSLTASETKVVGLFSRLNTKLDELVGKDGSLSIYENRLNEESKKLSDEKEKIENSLNQKYDTMRERWALYAQQITALENQFSTLKTMIDFEINKK, from the coding sequence ATGCCAACAACTGATTCAGTTTCAAGCACAACAAACACAAAAGGGATTATGGGTCTTGGGAGTAGAGGTAGCGCTGCTTTAAATGATGAACTAATAGGAAAATTAAAAGCAGCTGATAGTAGAGCACAGGTAGATCCTATAAAGAAAAAAGTAGAAGATAATTCATTTCAAAAACAAGAATTATCTGCTTTAATGACTCTTATGGATAATGTAAACGCCAGTTTTAAAGAGTTAAACAATGAAGCATTATACTTTAAAAGAAAGGTAAACTCATCAGGTTCTAGCGCTTCTGTTAGTGTTGTTCCTGGTGTTAATATCCAAGATTTAAATCTTAATGTAAAACAAGTAGCACAAAAGGATAGCTTTCAATCTTCAAGATTTAAAGACTCGGCAAGTTCTTTGAATGTTGATTCTGATACTAGTTTTAATCTTGAAATAAGAGGTGTTTCTTACAAGATAGAAGTAGCCAAAGGTGCGACACTACAAGATGTGGCAGATAGTATAAATAAAACAGCTGGTTTTGATGTCCAGGCTAGGATAATAAAAGTAGGTGGTGAAAATCCATATCAACTAGTATTGCAATCAAAAAGAGTTGGAGCTGATAATAAAATTTCATTTTCTTATGGAGACAAAACAACAGAAAAAGCAACAGAAAAAGCAAAACCAAGCACATCACCTGAGACAGCTACATCACAAAGAACACCTATAACAGATGGCATATTAAAGACTCTTGGTTGGGATGATAATCAGGCAGAGGAGGTCGATGGAGAAGATGGAAAGACTACTAAAATAACAAATCTTGAAAAAAATAGACTTACAACAGCACAAAATGCTATTTTTGACTACAATGGTTTGGAAGTTGTAAGAGATAAAAATACCATTGATGATTTACGCACTGGTGTTACTATAAATTTAAAAGAGACTGGTGTTTCTAGCTTTGCTGTTGTTGAAGATACAGAAGATATAGCCAAAAACTTAGAAAATATGGTTTCATCTTACAATACCCTTATCGCAAATTTAAATATAACAACAGGCTATGATGATAAGACCGGCGATTCTGGTGCATTTCAAGGTGTAAATGATATCACAACTATACGTTCTAGCTTAAATAGAATATTTTCAAGCCAAAACTCGGAGGGAAAAAGTTTAGACCAATATGGTATAACATTTGATGAAAAAGGTGTTTTACATCTTGATAGTAAGAAACTAAACGACAAACTTCAAAGTAGTGTAGAGGATGTAAGAAACTTCTTTGTTGGATATACAAAGTATGGAGAACTAGCTTATAGTGCAAATACTCAAGTTCAAGATGGAGAGATTACTTTAGATAAAGAAGATCTAAAAATAAATGATATCTCTATAAAGCTAGAAACAAAAGCTAGTGATTCACAAGAAGATAATGCACTAGCTTTAATTACTGCTATAAAACAAGCAAAGATAGATGGCGTTTATGCTAGTTTAAGTATCGATAAAAAAAGCATTGTTTTAAAAACAGATGATGGAACACCTATAAACATAACTGGAAATGCCGAAAAACTTAAAAAATTAGGTATGAGTGAGACTTCGCTTACAGCTAGTGAAACTAAAGTTGTTGGTTTGTTTTCTAGACTAAATACTAAATTAGATGAGTTAGTCGGCAAAGATGGTTCTTTGAGTATTTATGAAAATAGACTTAATGAAGAGAGTAAAAAGCTAAGTGATGAAAAAGAGAAGATAGAAAACTCTTTAAATCAAAAGTATGATACAATGAGAGAGAGATGGGCTTTGTATGCACAGCAAATAACGGCTTTGGAAAATCAGTTTTCTACACTAAAAACAATGATAGATTTTGAAATAAATAAAAAATAG
- a CDS encoding FlaG family protein, which translates to MEIFKAAAQQLDTSVSIKSNHNTQTREVESVKIQKNLVDKNNEPDKLDKLSSGEMDKKLKDITTELNFQMQQLNTNIRFSYNAEESTMVVQVREADTGAVIRELPTKEALRIARYFKESIGLLFDKES; encoded by the coding sequence ATGGAAATTTTCAAAGCTGCAGCTCAACAGCTAGATACTTCAGTATCAATAAAGTCAAATCACAATACTCAAACAAGAGAAGTTGAGAGTGTTAAAATTCAAAAGAATTTAGTAGATAAAAACAATGAGCCAGATAAACTTGATAAGCTTTCTTCTGGCGAAATGGATAAAAAACTTAAAGATATAACAACTGAGCTAAATTTTCAAATGCAACAACTAAATACAAATATTAGATTTAGCTACAATGCAGAAGAAAGCACTATGGTTGTTCAAGTAAGAGAGGCTGATACGGGAGCTGTTATCAGAGAGTTGCCTACGAAAGAAGCGTTAAGGATAGCAAGATATTTTAAAGAAAGCATAGGTTTGCTTTTTGACAAGGAGAGTTAA
- the rsmD gene encoding 16S rRNA (guanine(966)-N(2))-methyltransferase RsmD, with protein sequence MSKIFTTISSGKFKGKKLELPSLKTTRSTKSIVKESFFNSVRYELRPLVFIEGFGGSGVMACEAFSNGVKNALAIEIDNEAFKLTQKNLNSIDNTNLKAIKGDSFKLLPDIINKSSDKVLLYLDPPFDFRDGFKDIYNDLIDLISSLNKQNIYMIVFEHSSDFKFEESLATFKLIKTKKFGATTLSYFI encoded by the coding sequence ATGTCAAAAATTTTTACAACCATATCTAGTGGAAAATTTAAAGGAAAAAAACTTGAACTACCTAGCCTAAAAACAACTAGAAGCACAAAAAGCATAGTAAAAGAGTCATTTTTCAATAGTGTGAGATATGAGTTAAGACCATTGGTTTTTATAGAAGGCTTTGGCGGAAGTGGTGTTATGGCATGTGAAGCTTTTAGTAATGGAGTAAAAAACGCATTAGCTATAGAGATAGATAACGAAGCCTTTAAGCTAACACAAAAAAACCTAAACTCCATAGATAATACAAATCTAAAAGCCATAAAAGGAGATAGTTTTAAGCTACTTCCTGACATCATAAATAAAAGCTCGGATAAGGTTTTATTATATCTTGATCCACCTTTTGATTTTAGAGATGGCTTTAAGGATATTTATAACGATCTTATCGATCTAATATCAAGTCTAAATAAACAAAATATATATATGATAGTTTTTGAGCATTCGAGTGATTTTAAATTTGAAGAAAGCTTGGCAACTTTCAAACTAATAAAAACAAAAAAATTTGGAGCTACTACGCTTAGTTATTTTATATAA
- a CDS encoding autotransporter outer membrane beta-barrel domain-containing protein, translating into MKISKIACCTLLGAIIATGAFADEKQDYLNIKDAKDNIVKEIKAFKDSLSKVTKFYLDRYDSLNKDDVPSLKELHSHITKLVEYFDVINKDKKGVSIPKNGQDTCDKDKTNNCLFAIIQDNGKKGVYLNGKKIAKLDKNKPVIEKDILKKYKEKNKPLDESVYLKLQEFVNKQAKEIADKYTKEALKNDGFKNADKKLLAEAIVTANGLNKNEAQTVSSLFNIKDDKNKLSDIIAEYEDSEEIAMLGKMINKSLEDITSGFNHIDTIDAIISNTGLATNSRLAKLSNPLNDDLALAYAIKNLSDNKFADNGDTLSSVVKEYTNRFNYDSNLWGNIMGGKAKLKSQANTNTYGFMLGYDQAFDNMIIGGYAGYTNAKSSSKMLTTKSDNYHFGAYTRMYIEQNEIDAKVSYGKGKNKLDRKVIDPDFDANGKYDTNFFDASIDYGYIFDINNNSFMKPMIGLEYSHVSTKGFKETGKVPVSFKGTTVKTLSAKAAVEFRKYIANGNFLYITPGIQKELRKSMKDTQLAFVNSTENIKYASKKDKNTFFTLKTGAEMRLTDNLSTNINFGVKAKSESKYYNGTVGLSYKF; encoded by the coding sequence ATGAAAATTTCAAAGATTGCATGTTGCACATTATTAGGTGCTATCATCGCCACAGGTGCTTTTGCGGACGAGAAACAAGATTATCTTAATATAAAAGATGCAAAAGATAATATTGTTAAAGAGATTAAAGCTTTTAAAGATAGTTTATCAAAAGTTACTAAGTTTTATTTAGATCGTTATGATTCTCTCAACAAAGACGATGTTCCATCCCTTAAAGAACTACATAGCCATATTACTAAATTAGTTGAATATTTTGATGTGATCAACAAAGACAAAAAAGGTGTTTCTATACCTAAAAATGGTCAAGATACTTGTGATAAAGATAAAACAAATAATTGTCTTTTTGCTATTATACAAGATAATGGCAAAAAAGGAGTTTACCTTAATGGTAAAAAAATAGCTAAGTTAGATAAAAATAAACCTGTAATAGAGAAAGATATTTTAAAAAAATATAAAGAAAAAAATAAACCATTAGATGAATCTGTATATTTAAAACTACAAGAATTTGTAAACAAGCAAGCAAAAGAAATTGCAGATAAGTATACAAAAGAAGCTTTAAAAAATGATGGATTTAAAAATGCAGATAAAAAGCTTTTAGCTGAAGCTATAGTAACAGCAAATGGATTAAATAAAAATGAAGCTCAAACAGTATCATCTTTATTTAATATCAAAGATGATAAAAATAAACTTTCTGATATTATTGCAGAATACGAGGATTCTGAAGAGATAGCTATGTTGGGTAAAATGATAAATAAATCTTTAGAAGATATTACCAGTGGCTTTAATCATATCGATACGATAGATGCTATCATATCAAATACTGGATTAGCTACAAACTCAAGACTTGCTAAACTAAGCAATCCATTAAACGATGATCTAGCTTTAGCTTATGCTATAAAAAATCTAAGTGATAATAAATTTGCAGATAACGGAGATACTCTTTCAAGTGTAGTAAAAGAGTATACAAATAGATTTAACTATGACAGCAACCTATGGGGAAATATCATGGGCGGTAAAGCTAAATTAAAATCTCAAGCAAATACAAATACTTATGGATTTATGTTAGGTTATGATCAGGCATTTGATAATATGATAATTGGTGGATATGCTGGATATACTAATGCTAAATCATCAAGTAAAATGCTAACAACCAAATCAGACAACTATCACTTTGGTGCTTATACTAGAATGTATATAGAACAAAACGAAATAGATGCTAAAGTATCTTATGGTAAAGGTAAAAACAAACTAGATAGAAAAGTTATAGATCCAGACTTTGATGCTAATGGTAAATACGATACTAATTTCTTCGATGCAAGTATTGATTATGGTTATATATTTGATATAAACAATAACTCTTTTATGAAACCAATGATTGGTTTAGAGTATAGCCATGTAAGTACTAAAGGCTTTAAAGAAACTGGTAAAGTTCCTGTAAGCTTTAAAGGAACTACTGTAAAAACACTATCAGCTAAAGCAGCAGTAGAGTTTAGAAAATACATAGCAAATGGTAACTTCTTATATATAACTCCAGGTATCCAAAAAGAGTTACGTAAAAGTATGAAAGATACACAGCTAGCATTTGTAAACTCAACAGAAAATATCAAATATGCATCTAAAAAAGATAAAAACACATTCTTTACACTTAAAACAGGTGCAGAGATGAGACTAACTGATAATCTATCTACAAATATAAACTTTGGCGTAAAAGCTAAATCAGAATCAAAATACTACAATGGAACAGTAGGACTTTCTTATAAGTTTTAA
- a CDS encoding autotransporter outer membrane beta-barrel domain-containing protein: MKISKIACATLLGAIIVTGAFAKDANAEITKYNEEKTKLEKSQKAEEVFKTQLENLKQYISDLKTYDPDNHKEGNSAKIFEIMSKISEARTNLSHIGDIKYGGGKRYIKYTDANRNEVVLKRGGASLEIKINGFAKNFALDAKINKATAGDFKKLFADGNKKIVEGLIDGFIKKFDEAVKARKNFVIQKEIIYLNKLNNEADRFSEKDTNALNSILKDLPRELKETADALGTNHELTLGQNNSNTNVKITIKDAKHAKALFEAVATLSIDGIPLEDAKAAAKVLMDAGVKLKADKQDLSKISEGSEVKEALDIDKFDNIAKKFEEDKKVNEAVQALLIKDLLFDFNENSKLTEDLHKTREEKKRELVKALEEKEGDANNFKKQVETNNNSQDKKIILNADPKKLAEQKRALKEIKYILEHDANGYDEKQQDAAKKKAFDEALAKAKAAGVVIADNDYSNKKASELEKKVEKALEVFNGNNGNNKIKTVVDAQQAFEVALQAYRDSVSLRVDAIIKNPKNSLSSVAKNIISSLADITDSNVKALATVSLFDKEFLLKVIKANETSIQSATNEIGKVSNLDMVNFSSQLSTATRLAKLSNPFNEDLALASAINKLSNDKFADNGDSVSSIIKSYTDRFNNDNNIWANVIGAKGKVKDSSNPELHGFSIGYDRAFDNTIVGGYMTLAKSKADSSLINTKASNYQFGLYARTYIDNSEIDTRVSFGKAKNKIQRNVMLEDRKLTQDGKYDTTYASFAVDYGYVMNLSDSLFVKPLVGLDYSHSKSKAFKETGDLPLSFNGVTSKSLNAKLGLEFRKYVDNGNYLYITPGFEAEVYKDVKDPVARFIGSNKDIKLKADDKKGRFVTLKTGAELKLTDALSTNVNFGVKAKSKQQYFDGTVGLKYKF, from the coding sequence ATGAAAATTTCAAAGATTGCGTGCGCTACATTATTAGGTGCTATTATAGTTACAGGTGCATTTGCAAAGGATGCAAATGCTGAGATAACTAAATATAATGAAGAAAAAACAAAGCTAGAAAAATCCCAAAAAGCAGAAGAGGTATTTAAAACCCAATTAGAAAATCTCAAACAATACATAAGTGATCTTAAAACTTATGATCCAGATAACCACAAAGAAGGTAATTCAGCTAAGATATTTGAAATAATGAGTAAAATTAGTGAAGCTAGAACAAACCTGAGCCATATAGGAGATATTAAATATGGCGGTGGTAAACGTTATATAAAGTATACTGATGCAAATCGAAATGAGGTTGTTCTTAAAAGAGGAGGAGCTAGTTTAGAAATTAAAATTAATGGTTTTGCTAAAAATTTTGCTTTAGATGCAAAGATTAATAAAGCAACAGCAGGAGATTTTAAAAAATTATTTGCAGATGGTAATAAAAAAATTGTAGAGGGTCTTATAGATGGCTTTATTAAAAAATTTGATGAAGCTGTTAAAGCAAGAAAAAATTTTGTTATTCAAAAAGAGATTATATATCTTAATAAGCTTAATAATGAAGCGGATAGATTTTCCGAAAAAGATACTAATGCTCTAAACTCAATACTTAAAGACCTACCTAGAGAGCTAAAAGAAACCGCAGATGCTTTAGGCACTAACCATGAGCTTACCTTAGGTCAAAATAATTCTAATACCAATGTAAAGATAACTATCAAAGATGCAAAACATGCAAAAGCACTTTTTGAAGCTGTAGCAACATTAAGTATCGATGGTATACCACTAGAAGATGCAAAAGCCGCAGCTAAAGTCCTTATGGATGCTGGAGTGAAACTAAAAGCAGATAAACAAGACCTTAGTAAGATTTCTGAAGGTAGTGAAGTAAAAGAAGCTTTGGATATAGACAAATTTGATAATATTGCTAAGAAATTTGAAGAAGATAAAAAAGTAAATGAAGCAGTTCAAGCTCTACTTATAAAAGATCTATTATTTGATTTTAATGAAAATAGTAAATTAACTGAAGATCTTCACAAGACAAGAGAAGAAAAAAAAAGAGAATTAGTAAAAGCTCTTGAAGAAAAAGAAGGCGATGCTAATAACTTTAAAAAACAAGTAGAAACAAACAATAATTCACAAGATAAAAAAATAATCCTAAATGCAGATCCTAAAAAACTTGCAGAGCAAAAAAGAGCCTTAAAAGAAATTAAATATATTTTGGAACATGATGCAAATGGATATGATGAAAAGCAGCAAGATGCAGCAAAGAAAAAAGCATTTGATGAGGCACTAGCAAAAGCAAAAGCAGCTGGTGTTGTTATAGCTGATAATGATTATTCTAACAAAAAAGCAAGTGAATTAGAAAAAAAAGTAGAAAAAGCCTTAGAAGTATTTAATGGCAATAATGGTAACAATAAAATCAAAACAGTAGTAGATGCACAACAAGCATTTGAAGTAGCACTACAAGCATATCGCGATAGTGTATCTTTAAGAGTTGATGCTATTATAAAAAACCCTAAAAACTCTTTATCATCAGTAGCTAAAAATATAATTTCATCTTTAGCCGATATAACAGATTCTAATGTAAAAGCTTTAGCTACTGTATCGTTATTTGATAAAGAATTTTTGCTAAAAGTTATAAAAGCCAACGAAACCTCAATCCAATCAGCAACAAACGAAATAGGTAAAGTATCTAATCTAGATATGGTTAACTTTAGTAGCCAACTATCGACTGCAACAAGACTTGCTAAACTAAGCAATCCATTTAATGAAGACTTAGCATTAGCATCTGCTATAAATAAACTAAGCAATGATAAATTTGCTGATAATGGTGATAGTGTATCATCTATAATAAAATCATATACAGATAGATTTAACAATGATAACAATATATGGGCAAACGTTATAGGTGCAAAAGGTAAAGTAAAAGATAGTTCTAATCCAGAACTACATGGCTTTAGTATAGGTTATGATAGAGCATTTGATAATACAATAGTAGGTGGATATATGACTCTTGCTAAATCAAAAGCTGATTCTAGCCTAATCAACACAAAAGCAAGCAACTATCAATTTGGTCTATATGCTAGAACATATATAGACAATAGCGAAATAGATACAAGAGTATCATTTGGTAAAGCTAAAAACAAAATTCAAAGAAATGTTATGCTTGAAGATAGAAAGCTAACCCAAGATGGTAAATATGATACTACATATGCATCATTTGCAGTTGATTATGGTTATGTAATGAATCTAAGTGATAGCTTATTTGTAAAACCATTAGTAGGACTTGATTATTCTCACTCTAAATCAAAAGCTTTCAAAGAAACTGGAGATTTACCATTATCATTTAATGGTGTTACTTCAAAATCTTTAAATGCTAAACTAGGTTTAGAATTTAGAAAATATGTAGACAATGGAAACTACCTATACATAACTCCAGGATTTGAAGCAGAAGTATATAAAGATGTAAAAGATCCTGTAGCTAGATTTATAGGTTCAAACAAAGATATCAAACTAAAAGCAGATGATAAAAAAGGAAGATTTGTTACACTTAAAACAGGTGCGGAATTAAAACTAACAGATGCTTTATCTACAAATGTTAACTTTGGTGTAAAAGCTAAATCAAAACAACAATACTTTGATGGAACTGTAGGACTTAAATATAAGTTCTAA
- a CDS encoding flagellar basal body P-ring protein FlgI: MKKFVFLVLILATLKSVFATQIKDIASVLGVRENQLIGYGLVVGLNGTGDGSTSEFTIQSLSNMLQTVNVKINPDDIKSKNTAAVIVTATLPPFARQGDQLDVTISSIGDAKSLQGGTLLMTPLKGVDGDIYALAQGSLSIGGKIIGRGGDKHMTAGLILNGALVEKEVAYDIYNQQSFTLSLKTSNFKAAMDTQNTINSALGIQTASAIDPKTIIIKKPDEANLIDIISTVLNLDINYTTDDKVVIDERSGTIVSGINVSVDPVILTHGDITIKIEPNSYNKKSETDFDLQDGSAISPKANLLRIEDQKTTLATVTRALNKLGASPSDIIAIIQNLKRVGAIHVDVKVM, encoded by the coding sequence ATGAAAAAGTTTGTTTTTCTTGTGCTTATCTTAGCTACACTTAAAAGTGTTTTTGCTACTCAGATAAAAGATATAGCAAGTGTGCTGGGTGTGAGAGAAAATCAGCTCATAGGATATGGACTTGTAGTAGGACTAAATGGAACTGGTGATGGCTCTACATCTGAGTTTACGATACAATCTTTATCAAATATGCTACAAACAGTAAATGTCAAGATAAATCCAGATGATATAAAATCAAAAAATACCGCAGCCGTGATAGTAACAGCAACACTGCCGCCATTTGCAAGACAAGGCGATCAGCTTGATGTTACGATATCATCTATAGGAGATGCAAAAAGCCTTCAAGGAGGAACGCTTCTAATGACACCTTTAAAGGGTGTTGATGGCGATATATATGCGTTAGCACAAGGTTCGCTTAGTATAGGCGGAAAGATCATAGGCAGAGGTGGCGATAAACATATGACAGCCGGACTTATACTAAATGGTGCTTTGGTAGAAAAAGAGGTAGCTTATGATATATACAATCAGCAAAGTTTTACCCTAAGTCTAAAAACTTCAAATTTTAAAGCGGCCATGGATACACAAAACACTATAAACTCGGCTTTAGGTATACAAACAGCATCAGCAATAGATCCAAAAACTATAATCATAAAAAAACCAGATGAAGCAAACTTGATAGACATAATAAGCACTGTGTTAAACCTAGATATAAACTATACTACTGATGATAAAGTCGTTATAGATGAAAGAAGCGGAACGATAGTAAGTGGTATAAATGTAAGCGTGGATCCTGTTATACTAACACATGGTGATATAACCATAAAGATAGAACCCAATTCATATAACAAAAAAAGCGAGACTGACTTTGACTTGCAAGATGGCTCGGCTATATCCCCAAAAGCAAATTTACTAAGGATAGAGGATCAAAAAACAACACTAGCAACAGTAACAAGAGCTTTAAACAAACTTGGTGCTTCACCTAGCGACATAATAGCTATCATTCAAAATTTAAAGCGTGTTGGTGCGATACACGTGGATGTAAAGGTAATGTAA
- a CDS encoding rod-binding protein, whose protein sequence is MYTDNTLAINSFNSINTDRLKSNAKQDKLLKEQTDAFESFLVKEVLDIALKEDEKSSIFPKSAGSDIYKSMYNDTMSKALSGGLGFSELLFNFLKERS, encoded by the coding sequence ATGTATACAGACAACACTCTAGCTATAAATTCATTTAATAGCATAAATACAGATAGGTTAAAATCAAATGCAAAACAGGATAAATTACTAAAAGAACAAACAGATGCTTTTGAGTCTTTTTTGGTTAAAGAGGTGCTTGATATAGCATTAAAAGAGGATGAAAAAAGCTCAATCTTTCCAAAATCAGCCGGATCTGACATATATAAGTCAATGTATAATGACACTATGAGTAAGGCTCTTAGTGGTGGGCTTGGGTTTAGCGAACTTTTGTTTAATTTTTTAAAAGAGAGGTCTTAA
- a CDS encoding flagellar biosynthesis anti-sigma factor FlgM → MIGNVSGFSSSLSTNVANKSLNTNKDNDIQNISKQENTKLQDIKDAIKDGTYKIDMKKTAGAILDTLV, encoded by the coding sequence ATGATAGGTAATGTAAGTGGTTTTTCATCAAGCTTAAGCACAAATGTAGCAAACAAAAGCTTGAATACCAACAAAGATAATGACATACAAAATATATCTAAGCAAGAAAATACAAAGTTGCAAGATATAAAAGATGCTATCAAAGATGGCACATATAAGATAGATATGAAAAAAACAGCAGGAGCTATACTAGATACTCTTGTATGA
- a CDS encoding flagellar export chaperone FlgN, giving the protein MLNGYLNEAIVTLEELIEITKQDILNIKEAKHSLVDESVRKKGLLIKKFEETKRNIDKELVKISQTSSSIAETLDDEAKSKLVTMRERLESLNEVNKKYAKHVVVVKEFFDSLTKEMFDIDSNTYSKNLNTNTLYKAKV; this is encoded by the coding sequence ATGTTAAATGGATATTTAAACGAAGCTATTGTGACTCTTGAAGAATTGATAGAGATCACAAAACAAGATATTTTAAATATAAAAGAGGCAAAACACTCACTTGTAGATGAGAGTGTAAGAAAAAAAGGTCTTCTTATAAAAAAATTTGAAGAGACAAAAAGAAATATCGACAAAGAGCTAGTTAAAATATCACAAACATCATCAAGCATAGCAGAAACTCTAGATGATGAAGCAAAATCAAAACTTGTAACAATGCGCGAAAGGCTTGAAAGTCTAAACGAAGTAAACAAAAAATATGCAAAACATGTAGTTGTAGTAAAAGAATTTTTTGATAGTTTGACAAAGGAGATGTTTGATATAGACTCAAATACATACTCTAAAAATTTAAACACAAACACATTATATAAGGCAAAGGTTTAA